In Levilactobacillus brevis, a single genomic region encodes these proteins:
- a CDS encoding MarR family transcriptional regulator: MTDSSRNLLKSFGKLLQNRAFLMAVGRQAGMGGHGEGGPGNGRRGQGRLLKVLAQSPNGLTNAEIAEILDIRPSSVSATISRLVDAGFVERMPSPTDKRSVIVRLSAKGRELFAQYDERVESTADDLFGGLTPDEQQQLEQLLTKLTHQLRDLDWGDYMGHMQGWPHHGMGDRGMGRHPHF; encoded by the coding sequence ATGACAGACAGTAGTCGTAATTTATTGAAAAGTTTTGGCAAGCTACTCCAAAACCGGGCCTTTTTAATGGCCGTGGGACGTCAGGCCGGCATGGGCGGTCACGGTGAGGGTGGCCCGGGTAATGGTCGCCGGGGCCAGGGGAGATTGCTCAAGGTGTTGGCGCAATCGCCGAATGGCTTGACCAATGCGGAAATTGCCGAGATTTTAGATATTCGGCCAAGCTCCGTAAGTGCGACGATTAGTCGGTTGGTAGACGCGGGCTTCGTGGAGCGGATGCCAAGTCCCACGGATAAACGGTCAGTGATTGTTCGATTGAGTGCCAAGGGCCGGGAGCTCTTTGCGCAATACGACGAACGCGTCGAGTCGACGGCTGACGACTTGTTTGGTGGCTTAACGCCCGACGAGCAGCAACAGCTAGAGCAACTTCTGACCAAGCTAACGCATCAATTACGCGACTTGGATTGGGGCGATTACATGGGGCATATGCAGGGCTGGCCCCACCATGGGATGGGTGACCGCGGCATGGGCCGCCATCCACATTTTTAA
- a CDS encoding SDR family oxidoreductase, with protein MGILDRMRLDGKKAYVTGGAQGLGKAMATGLAEAGADVAIVDINIAKAQQTAKEIAEATGQKAIAIKTDVTDPEQVQHMVDTVVKELGDLDAAFNNAGVCLNVPAEEMTYDQWQKVVNLNLNAVFLCSTAAGRYMLKQGSGSIVNTASMSAHIVNRPQPQCSYNATKAGVIQLSKSLAIEWAKKGVRVNTMSPGYMGTDLTLNSPDLKPLIKTWNDWAPLGRLGKPEELQGMAVYLASDTSSFSTGSDYLVDGAFTAW; from the coding sequence ATGGGTATTTTAGATAGAATGCGTTTGGACGGTAAGAAAGCTTATGTTACGGGTGGTGCACAAGGTTTAGGTAAGGCGATGGCAACGGGATTAGCTGAAGCCGGGGCCGACGTGGCCATTGTAGATATCAACATTGCCAAGGCTCAACAAACGGCCAAAGAAATTGCCGAAGCTACGGGACAAAAAGCCATTGCCATCAAGACGGACGTCACCGACCCCGAACAGGTCCAACACATGGTTGACACGGTCGTTAAGGAATTGGGTGACTTAGATGCCGCTTTCAACAACGCCGGGGTTTGCCTGAACGTGCCGGCTGAAGAAATGACCTACGACCAATGGCAAAAGGTGGTCAACTTAAACTTGAACGCCGTCTTCCTTTGCTCCACGGCTGCTGGACGGTACATGTTGAAGCAAGGCTCCGGGTCCATCGTGAACACGGCTTCGATGTCCGCACACATCGTCAACCGGCCACAACCACAATGCTCCTACAACGCTACTAAGGCCGGGGTTATTCAATTGTCCAAGTCCTTAGCTATTGAGTGGGCCAAGAAGGGCGTCCGGGTCAACACCATGAGTCCTGGTTACATGGGCACTGATTTAACCTTGAACTCACCGGATCTGAAGCCGTTAATCAAGACTTGGAATGACTGGGCACCACTGGGACGCTTAGGGAAGCCGGAAGAATTACAAGGCATGGCCGTTTACTTAGCCAGCGACACCAGCAGCTTCTCCACCGGTTCCGATTACTTAGTCGATGGGGCCTTCACCGCATGGTAA
- a CDS encoding Cof-type HAD-IIB family hydrolase: MYRMITSDLDETLLRADGSVSEANVAAIQRATQAGIKFVPNTGRSFLSIQPLLKRLGLWNLPQQYVIAYNGGAIVENKDNRVVRQATMPYPVAAAVFTVLRQFDVAIHVYTLTGLAIYHPRADDLAYLQTRGVQATTMHGGFEQFQTAPIMKVIAMNPAAKVRRAAKAAVLARVDQPVNCTFSSGRYMEVNPVGVDKGTATLALGQRLGIAANEIMAIGDNANDLPMLTRVGCPVAVQNATPAVKTAAAHVTTADFERGVGEAIDCWGLS, from the coding sequence ATGTATCGAATGATTACCAGTGACCTCGATGAAACCTTACTGCGCGCGGACGGAAGCGTCTCCGAAGCAAATGTGGCCGCCATCCAACGGGCGACGCAAGCGGGGATTAAATTCGTACCGAATACGGGGCGGAGCTTTCTGAGCATTCAACCGTTACTAAAGCGGTTGGGGCTGTGGAATCTGCCGCAACAATACGTGATTGCCTACAATGGTGGAGCGATTGTCGAAAATAAGGATAATCGTGTCGTCCGCCAGGCCACAATGCCGTATCCCGTGGCGGCCGCGGTCTTCACGGTGCTTCGGCAGTTTGATGTCGCCATTCATGTCTATACGCTGACGGGCCTTGCTATCTACCATCCACGAGCTGATGACTTGGCGTATCTACAGACGCGTGGGGTGCAAGCGACCACCATGCACGGCGGCTTTGAGCAGTTTCAGACGGCCCCGATCATGAAGGTAATCGCCATGAATCCGGCTGCTAAGGTTCGTCGAGCGGCCAAGGCGGCGGTGCTCGCCCGGGTTGACCAGCCGGTGAACTGTACATTTTCCTCCGGTCGTTATATGGAAGTGAATCCGGTGGGGGTCGATAAGGGGACGGCTACGTTAGCTTTGGGCCAGCGCTTGGGTATCGCCGCCAACGAGATCATGGCGATTGGGGACAATGCCAATGACTTGCCGATGCTCACCCGGGTGGGCTGCCCGGTGGCCGTGCAAAACGCCACACCAGCGGTCAAGACGGCGGCGGCCCACGTGACCACCGCAGACTTTGAACGAGGTGTTGGTGAAGCGATTGATTGCTGGGGCCTGAGTTAG
- a CDS encoding NAD(P) transhydrogenase subunit alpha, producing MAITISVLKEAPGENRVALSPDVVRKLVKNDYQVLIEQGAGERSFYRDEVYTKAGAKVVDRSAAITQATVIATIAQPDDAAIDQMKAGQTLIGLLAPLTDTEFVKKLAAKKINALAFELLPRTVSRAQTMDVLSSQASVAGYKVGLMAADHFSRYFPMMITAAGTAKPAKVLVLGTGVAGLQAIGTAKRLGAMVSGYDIRPASRGEVESLGATFLTTSVSATGEGGYARQLTKEETAQQQAELEGFIAQNNVIITTAQVPGRRPPLLVTQKSVDEAKTGTLFMDLAASDLGGNVAGSKPGETVTTPNGAEIVGAGDMASQLPASASDMYAKNVQAVLNDLNKDGELVFDVDDEVVGELLATYDGEIISNRLRSVMELPERKPAEPEEPETPADDQDDAKGAD from the coding sequence ATGGCAATTACCATTTCGGTTTTAAAAGAAGCTCCTGGTGAAAACCGGGTAGCATTGTCACCGGACGTCGTACGTAAGCTCGTCAAGAATGACTACCAAGTGCTGATCGAACAAGGTGCTGGGGAACGGTCCTTCTATCGCGATGAGGTTTATACCAAGGCCGGTGCCAAAGTTGTCGACCGTTCGGCGGCGATTACGCAGGCAACTGTAATCGCCACGATTGCTCAACCAGATGATGCAGCCATTGATCAGATGAAGGCGGGGCAAACACTCATCGGATTACTCGCACCACTGACGGACACAGAGTTTGTGAAGAAACTTGCCGCCAAGAAGATTAATGCTTTAGCGTTCGAACTGTTACCGCGGACGGTGTCACGGGCCCAAACTATGGATGTTTTGAGTTCGCAAGCCAGTGTTGCGGGGTACAAGGTTGGCCTGATGGCCGCGGATCATTTCTCACGGTATTTCCCAATGATGATCACGGCCGCTGGGACCGCCAAGCCAGCTAAGGTCTTGGTTCTGGGGACCGGGGTTGCCGGACTACAGGCCATTGGGACTGCCAAACGGTTAGGTGCCATGGTTTCCGGCTATGATATTCGGCCAGCTTCTCGTGGTGAAGTGGAATCGTTAGGGGCAACGTTCTTGACGACCTCCGTTTCTGCGACTGGTGAAGGTGGCTATGCGCGGCAGTTGACCAAGGAAGAAACCGCACAACAACAAGCAGAATTGGAAGGATTCATCGCCCAAAACAATGTGATTATTACGACCGCGCAAGTACCTGGACGGCGGCCACCCCTTCTGGTTACTCAGAAGTCCGTGGACGAGGCCAAGACCGGGACGTTATTTATGGATTTGGCCGCGAGTGATTTAGGCGGCAACGTGGCTGGCTCGAAGCCAGGTGAAACGGTAACGACACCAAATGGTGCTGAAATCGTGGGTGCCGGCGACATGGCCAGTCAATTACCAGCTTCCGCTTCGGATATGTACGCCAAGAACGTTCAGGCGGTCTTAAATGACCTCAACAAAGATGGCGAGTTGGTCTTCGATGTTGATGATGAAGTGGTAGGCGAACTACTGGCGACCTATGACGGTGAAATTATCAGTAACCGGCTGCGGTCTGTCATGGAACTGCCGGAACGTAAGCCAGCAGAACCGGAAGAACCTGAAACGCCGGCTGATGATCAAGACGACGCGAAAGGAGCTGATTAG
- a CDS encoding FGGY-family carbohydrate kinase, with protein sequence MKYLIGTDIGTSGTKSILMDTNGKLIAQDLEEYDVLTPRPLWAEQWPDVWLKGVKDSIRAVVRESGIAPADIKGIGLSGLYGGSGVPVDEHMNPVRPDLIWMDRRAAGETEWVKEHVDLKRLSEITGNDVVDPYYGYTKVLWIKNHEPENWKKTAMFLPPNNYAIYKLTGEVSIDYSAAGNIGGFYDVNTGTWSKEMMDAMGVPMDKMPQKFVDATEIAGRLTADVAADLGLDSGTPVIAGGVDVGAANIGMGVFEPGRYVAAIGSSMNAALVSDKPIKGKGLIVWPYPYKSRELVYNFSGSATAGAITKWFRDNFGDAEVAVHNQGGPNAYVTLGAEAKDVPAGSRGLVVLPYFMGERAPIWNSDAKGMIFGLSLVHTKADLFHAFQEAVCYALRHSMESTGRDLGDYIVIAGGVTNSPDWVQMFADVTGYAVRTPVDDAEANLGDVMLAGLATDTLTVDEVQKWQVLGDKVEPRAEQHATYNKYYQLYRKLYDDLGDDMHTLSLISGIEES encoded by the coding sequence ATGAAATACTTGATTGGTACGGACATTGGGACTTCGGGAACGAAGAGCATCCTGATGGACACGAACGGCAAACTCATTGCCCAGGATTTGGAAGAATACGACGTCTTGACGCCCCGTCCCTTGTGGGCAGAGCAGTGGCCGGACGTTTGGCTCAAAGGCGTAAAGGACTCCATTCGCGCGGTCGTTCGTGAAAGCGGTATCGCGCCGGCGGACATCAAGGGTATTGGCTTAAGTGGCCTGTACGGTGGCTCCGGCGTGCCGGTGGACGAGCACATGAACCCGGTGCGCCCCGACCTGATTTGGATGGATCGGCGTGCCGCGGGTGAAACGGAATGGGTCAAGGAACACGTTGACTTAAAGCGACTATCCGAGATTACCGGGAACGACGTGGTTGACCCGTATTACGGGTACACCAAGGTATTGTGGATTAAGAACCACGAGCCAGAGAACTGGAAGAAGACGGCGATGTTCCTGCCGCCAAACAACTACGCCATTTACAAGCTGACCGGAGAAGTCTCCATTGACTACTCCGCCGCCGGGAACATCGGGGGCTTCTACGATGTCAACACCGGGACCTGGTCCAAGGAAATGATGGACGCGATGGGTGTTCCAATGGACAAGATGCCCCAGAAATTCGTCGATGCGACCGAGATTGCCGGGCGGTTAACGGCGGACGTTGCTGCTGACCTGGGTCTCGACTCGGGCACGCCGGTTATCGCCGGTGGGGTCGACGTGGGGGCCGCCAACATTGGCATGGGCGTCTTTGAACCCGGTCGGTACGTCGCGGCTATCGGGTCCTCGATGAACGCCGCACTGGTGAGCGACAAGCCAATCAAGGGAAAGGGTCTCATCGTTTGGCCGTATCCTTATAAGTCTCGCGAGTTGGTCTACAACTTCAGTGGGTCAGCCACGGCGGGCGCGATTACCAAATGGTTCCGCGATAACTTTGGCGATGCCGAAGTTGCCGTTCACAACCAAGGGGGACCGAACGCCTACGTTACGCTGGGGGCGGAAGCCAAGGATGTGCCGGCCGGAAGCCGCGGCTTGGTCGTTCTTCCTTACTTTATGGGCGAACGTGCGCCTATCTGGAATTCCGATGCCAAGGGCATGATCTTCGGCTTGTCGCTGGTTCACACCAAGGCGGACCTGTTCCACGCCTTTCAAGAAGCCGTCTGCTACGCGCTGCGGCACAGTATGGAAAGCACCGGTCGAGACCTTGGTGACTACATCGTGATTGCTGGGGGCGTCACGAATTCACCGGATTGGGTTCAAATGTTTGCCGATGTCACGGGTTATGCCGTCCGCACGCCGGTCGATGATGCCGAAGCCAATCTGGGGGATGTCATGCTGGCCGGTTTGGCGACGGATACGTTGACTGTTGACGAAGTTCAGAAATGGCAAGTTTTAGGTGATAAGGTCGAACCACGTGCCGAACAGCACGCCACCTATAACAAATATTATCAACTTTACCGGAAGCTCTACGATGATTTGGGCGATGACATGCATACGCTGTCGTTGATTTCCGGGATTGAAGAATCTTAG
- a CDS encoding NAD(P) transhydrogenase subunit alpha produces MSEELFTNLAIFVLSLLVGFEVMSKIPATLQTPMMSGANAIHGVVVVGAFVIAAEANSWVFYTLAFFGAVFAAINVAGGYTVTDRMLGMFDRKPKAKSEGDDSK; encoded by the coding sequence ATGAGTGAGGAATTATTTACGAATCTAGCAATCTTTGTTCTGAGTTTATTAGTTGGTTTCGAAGTTATGAGTAAAATTCCAGCTACTCTGCAAACCCCTATGATGTCCGGGGCCAACGCCATTCATGGTGTCGTTGTCGTCGGGGCGTTCGTCATTGCGGCCGAAGCCAACAGTTGGGTATTCTACACGTTAGCGTTCTTTGGTGCCGTCTTTGCGGCCATCAACGTGGCGGGTGGTTATACCGTAACCGATCGGATGTTAGGGATGTTTGACCGTAAGCCAAAAGCAAAGTCAGAGGGGGATGATTCTAAATGA
- a CDS encoding ABC transporter ATP-binding protein/permease, with amino-acid sequence MERRLATPRTAKRRPTGKFDVQGFLHLIRQTKPKYWQLWVGLVLGLIATGAQLAVPKFAQVLINGLGHAMNRPLLVGVVILFVVSAVVSAVSGALLGFFGENVVARLRATLWQKLVRLRVSYFDNVKTGEMTSRLVNDTMQIKNLLANSFPQMVTSLLQLVGALVIMLLMDWRMTAIMFIAVPLVMLVMFPIMRQSSKIGHQRQDAMATFSGETDETLSEIRLVKSSNAEKYETQTGAQQIQDLYRIGLREAIYDAIASPIMTASMLAVFVGVLAYAAVRVSAGTMSMGTMFSFMMYLFQIIGPAGTMARFFTDLSKANGSTERVRDLLNEPEEALVAGQAQSVSDETLAMDHVDFAYEEGHPILHDVSFEAQPNTVVAFAGPSGGGKSTIFGLLERYYQPQSGRVTIGGTDVRDINLSDWRSQIGYVSQDSAIMAGTIRHNLTYGADRAFTDDELWHVLHLASADNFVHKMADGLDTQVSERGVKVSGGQRQRLAIARAFLRDPKILLLDEATASLDSESEAMVQQALAELMKGRTTLIIAHRLSTIVDADNIYFIEDGRVSGQGTHHELMASLPLYRDYVKIQFKE; translated from the coding sequence ATGGAACGTAGACTAGCAACGCCACGGACCGCGAAGCGGCGGCCAACTGGCAAGTTTGATGTTCAGGGATTTTTACATTTAATTCGGCAAACGAAGCCCAAGTATTGGCAGCTTTGGGTCGGTTTAGTCTTGGGCCTGATTGCCACGGGAGCTCAATTGGCCGTCCCCAAGTTTGCGCAGGTCTTGATTAATGGCTTAGGTCACGCGATGAACCGGCCACTACTGGTTGGCGTGGTCATCCTATTCGTTGTGAGTGCGGTGGTCAGTGCCGTATCGGGCGCGTTATTGGGATTTTTTGGAGAAAACGTGGTGGCGCGGCTGCGGGCGACGTTGTGGCAGAAGCTGGTGCGGTTACGGGTCAGCTATTTCGATAACGTCAAGACCGGTGAGATGACCTCACGATTGGTCAATGATACGATGCAAATTAAGAATTTATTGGCTAACTCGTTTCCGCAGATGGTAACGTCATTGCTGCAATTGGTGGGGGCACTGGTGATTATGCTACTGATGGACTGGCGGATGACGGCGATTATGTTCATCGCCGTACCGTTAGTGATGCTCGTCATGTTTCCCATCATGCGTCAATCCAGTAAAATTGGTCACCAGCGGCAAGACGCGATGGCCACCTTTAGTGGCGAGACCGATGAAACGCTCAGCGAGATTCGACTGGTTAAGTCTTCTAACGCCGAAAAGTATGAAACGCAGACCGGAGCGCAACAGATTCAAGATCTCTACCGCATCGGCCTGCGTGAGGCCATTTACGATGCCATCGCGAGTCCGATTATGACGGCGAGCATGTTGGCCGTCTTTGTTGGGGTGTTAGCCTACGCGGCGGTGCGGGTCTCCGCAGGGACCATGAGTATGGGGACTATGTTTTCTTTTATGATGTATCTGTTCCAAATCATTGGGCCCGCGGGTACCATGGCCCGGTTCTTTACGGATCTGTCCAAGGCTAACGGCTCAACGGAACGGGTGCGCGACCTCTTGAACGAGCCGGAAGAAGCGTTGGTGGCGGGGCAAGCCCAATCCGTCAGTGATGAAACGTTGGCTATGGACCATGTTGACTTTGCCTACGAAGAGGGTCACCCCATTTTGCACGATGTGAGTTTTGAGGCGCAGCCCAACACGGTCGTGGCTTTTGCCGGTCCTTCCGGCGGTGGAAAATCAACCATCTTTGGGTTGTTGGAGCGCTACTATCAACCTCAGAGTGGGCGAGTCACGATTGGCGGGACGGATGTCCGGGACATCAATCTGAGTGATTGGCGATCTCAGATTGGCTATGTGAGTCAGGACTCCGCCATCATGGCGGGGACCATTCGGCATAATCTGACCTATGGTGCGGACCGTGCGTTTACGGACGATGAGCTCTGGCACGTCTTACACTTGGCCTCCGCCGATAATTTTGTTCACAAAATGGCGGATGGCCTGGATACGCAGGTTAGCGAGCGGGGCGTCAAGGTGAGCGGCGGGCAACGCCAGCGTTTGGCCATCGCCCGGGCCTTTCTCCGCGATCCCAAGATTCTCCTGCTGGATGAGGCGACCGCTAGTCTGGATTCCGAATCTGAGGCCATGGTACAACAGGCCCTGGCCGAATTAATGAAGGGGCGGACGACGCTGATCATTGCCCACCGACTGAGCACAATCGTCGATGCCGATAATATTTACTTCATCGAAGACGGTCGGGTTAGTGGTCAGGGAACGCACCACGAGTTGATGGCCAGTTTACCGCTGTACCGAGATTACGTGAAGATTCAGTTTAAGGAATAG
- a CDS encoding VOC family protein, with amino-acid sequence MQKMRTMLYVDDVEQIVQFWQDKLGAEVVEVNALPDDSENIVVTVAPNVELSFFAKSFIRRYSPEVLDNTPSLMFYSEDFQALHDRLTTASEIVTANGTATFNFRDPEGNYFAVSQAK; translated from the coding sequence ATGCAAAAGATGCGGACCATGTTGTATGTCGATGATGTGGAACAGATTGTTCAGTTTTGGCAGGATAAGTTAGGGGCCGAAGTGGTTGAGGTGAATGCGTTACCCGATGATTCAGAAAATATTGTGGTCACGGTGGCGCCTAACGTGGAGCTCTCGTTCTTTGCGAAATCGTTTATCCGGCGGTATTCCCCCGAGGTGCTAGACAACACGCCCTCGCTGATGTTCTATAGTGAAGACTTTCAAGCCCTTCACGATCGGTTAACGACGGCGAGTGAGATCGTCACGGCCAATGGGACGGCGACTTTTAACTTTCGGGACCCCGAGGGAAATTATTTTGCGGTCAGTCAGGCAAAGTGA
- a CDS encoding NAD(P)(+) transhydrogenase (Re/Si-specific) subunit beta, whose product MSTLQTIASLIYLISAVCYVLGVHMMRSPKTARKGNGLSAIGMFMAVIMIIIEVVADGKITATGWIVLIAGLAVGIAYGVVKARKVPMTDVPQLVSLFNAVGGGAAAVIGIFDYLMKGDGVALSLAFSIPVFLDVIIGGITFSGSLIATGKLSGKVPGKPITFPGAKIVNIIVVLGMLVAAWFMLATPTNIWFVILGLAMALIFGLLMTLPIGGADMPVVVSLLNAFTGLAVAFAGFVINNQVLIIAGALVGAAGTILTLQMAEAMNRSVANILAGGFGTGDSDSGSAGPDVPVDVKETSADDIGLQLAYAQNVMIVPGYGLAAAQAQHEVAELATVLTEKGINVNYAIHPVAGRMPGHMNVLLADVNVPYDQMKQLDDANPMFESTDVSLVIGANDVTNPLARESGNEISGMPILDVDKSKSVVVIKRSMSTGYAGIQNPLFSLDNTQMFFSDAKVGLQDIVAATKQYLED is encoded by the coding sequence ATGAGTACCCTACAAACGATTGCCTCTTTAATTTACTTAATTTCCGCGGTGTGCTACGTCTTGGGTGTGCACATGATGCGTTCACCAAAGACCGCCCGTAAAGGGAATGGATTATCCGCCATTGGGATGTTTATGGCCGTTATTATGATTATTATCGAAGTTGTGGCCGATGGTAAGATTACCGCTACTGGTTGGATTGTCCTCATCGCCGGCTTAGCAGTCGGAATCGCATATGGGGTGGTCAAAGCACGTAAGGTGCCAATGACCGATGTCCCACAATTAGTTAGTCTGTTCAACGCTGTGGGTGGTGGTGCCGCTGCCGTTATCGGGATCTTTGATTACCTGATGAAGGGTGACGGGGTTGCCTTAAGCCTCGCGTTCTCGATTCCCGTGTTCCTTGATGTGATCATTGGGGGGATTACCTTCTCCGGATCACTGATTGCGACGGGAAAACTGTCTGGGAAAGTGCCGGGGAAACCCATTACCTTCCCTGGGGCTAAGATTGTAAACATTATCGTGGTCTTGGGGATGCTGGTCGCTGCTTGGTTCATGCTGGCAACACCAACCAACATCTGGTTCGTTATCCTTGGGTTGGCCATGGCCCTAATCTTCGGGTTGCTGATGACCTTGCCAATTGGTGGGGCCGATATGCCAGTTGTTGTTTCCCTCTTGAACGCCTTTACCGGTTTGGCCGTTGCCTTTGCCGGGTTCGTTATCAATAACCAAGTCTTGATTATTGCCGGTGCCTTAGTTGGGGCTGCCGGGACGATCCTGACGTTGCAGATGGCCGAAGCGATGAACCGTTCCGTTGCCAATATCTTAGCCGGTGGCTTTGGGACTGGTGACAGCGATAGTGGCAGTGCTGGTCCGGATGTCCCTGTTGATGTGAAGGAAACATCTGCCGATGATATTGGGCTGCAATTGGCCTACGCTCAGAATGTCATGATTGTGCCTGGTTACGGGTTAGCCGCAGCGCAAGCCCAACATGAAGTTGCTGAATTAGCCACGGTTCTGACGGAAAAAGGGATTAACGTGAACTACGCGATTCACCCGGTTGCCGGGCGGATGCCAGGGCATATGAACGTGTTGCTGGCCGATGTTAACGTCCCTTACGATCAGATGAAGCAGTTGGATGATGCCAACCCAATGTTTGAAAGTACCGATGTTTCCCTGGTCATCGGGGCGAACGACGTTACCAACCCACTGGCTCGTGAAAGTGGGAATGAAATTTCTGGGATGCCAATTCTGGATGTTGATAAGTCGAAGTCCGTCGTTGTCATCAAGCGGTCAATGAGTACTGGGTACGCTGGTATCCAAAATCCACTGTTCTCGCTGGATAACACGCAGATGTTCTTCTCCGATGCCAAGGTTGGGTTGCAAGATATTGTGGCTGCAACGAAGCAGTACTTGGAAGACTAA